GGAGCATCGCAAGGGCGATCCGGCAGCGCGAGGACGCGGAAGCGATGCAACCGGGACCACTTCCGTGTCCCCGGCGGCCGGTGGGGATACGCCCGCATTCAGTGTCCGCCGAGGACGGGCCGACGACCATGGCTGATTTGCCCGACGCCCTGTAGGCAGAAGACGACCGGGCTCGTAGTCCGTTTCAGACGGTCTGGCCGTAGCCCACGTCGGAACCGCCCGCTGGCCGCTCATCAGCGTCACATTCGACCCGATCGCGACGAATCAGATATCGGTGCTTGTCTTCGGACAACAGAACATCCGCCGTACCCACGTGCACATGGACTGGCCACCAGCCCGAAGCGGGCTTTTCGACACGGACTTCGATTGGATCGGAGCTGCCGGACGGAGGATCGAAGACCCGGCCGACGACAGAGCGAAAGACGTGGCCACCGCGAGCCGAACCGAGCATCAGCCCATCCGTGGACTCGGCGCCAAGTCGCAGACTCACGGGCGCCACTGGCGCGTTTACGACGATGACGGCAAGACGGTCCGGCCAGCCGCCTGCGTGCGGCTGGATCAAGGGCAGGCTCAGCTCACGATCCGTGACGGCGGCTTCAGCCGGCGCCACGTCCAGACTGAGGTCGATCGCCTCGACACGGACCACCGGCTTCGAGGTGGCCAGTGGGGCCTCGCCCCACCACCAGCCGATTGCGCTGATCGCGCCCAGCAGCAGGCACAGTACCGATGCCCGCATAGTCTCGATGTGCGCTGTCACGTCCCTGAGGCGCTCACGGCCCAATCTCAGACCGCAGCAATCGCGCCGCTCAGAGCCATGCGCCCGCGAGTCCCCGCCAAATTGACAGTAAGGCGGCCGCCGCCAGCACGATGAACGTCAGCAAGGTGCCGATCATGCGACCGAACTTGAAATGCTGGGTGTAGGCCAGCGCATAACCGTGCAACAAGCGCCCGACCAGCAGCGCGATACCGAACACATGCATCAACCAGCCACGGATTCCACCGGCTTCGAGCAGGCCCATCAGCAACAGCACCAGAGGCACATATTCCGCGAAATTGGCGTGCGCGCGAATCCGGCGTTGCATGCCATTGTCGCCACCGTCGCCCAGCGAAGGGCCGTTGGCGCGCCCCTGGACCACTCGCAGGCTGAGCACCAGAAACCACAGCCCCAACAGGCCGGCATAGAGGACGGTAATGCTCATGTAATGCCCCGGATGCGATCAGAGCCGCACAGTATCAGAGTGCCTGGCAATGCCGATCGGAGCGGACCTACGGCGTCTCGGCTGCCCCCGGTTCGCCGTTGGACAGCACCCGCACCGGACTTTCCAGATGCAGCGTACGCGTGGGAAATGCGAAGTCGATGCCTTCCGCCGTGAACTTGCGCACCAGAGCGAGGTTGATCGACTGTTGCCGGTCCATGTAGAGATTGAAGTCTGGATCGAGCATCCAGTAGACGACCTCGAAATTGAGCGAGGAATCGCCGAATCCCTGAAAGTGCGCGCGATCGAAACGGGTGGTTTCCAAGGCCTCGACGCTCTCGCGCACCATGGCGGGGATCGCCTCCAGCTGTTCGGCCGGCGTGGAATAAAGCACACCGAACTGGAACACGATGCGTCGCTCGCGCATGCGCTTGTAGTTGCGGATGCGGGTATTGAGGAGGTCGCTGTTCGAAAACACGATCTGCTCACCGCCCAGACTGCGGATGCGCGTGGTCTTGAGGCCGATGTTCTCGACCGAGCCCATGTAGCTGTCGACGATGATGAAGTCACCGATCACGAACGGCTTGTCGACGATGATCGACAGCGATGCGAACAGATCGCCCAGAATGTTTTGCACCGCCAGCGCCACGGCGATGCCGCCCACGCCCAAGCCGGCGACCATGGCGGTGACATCGACGCCCAGATTGTCGAGCGCCAGCAACAGGATCACGGCCCACAGCAGCATCTTGCCGACGAAACTCAGTGCCGACAGGCTGGTGGCCGTGCCAGGATCGGTCTCCATCGCCTTCGCGCGAGAGCGAGCAATCGTGAATCGCATCACCGCGCTGACCCACAGGCCCAGCTGAATGAAGAACGCGAGCGTTGCGGCCTTGGCCAATCCGCCCACCAGCCTGTCTGGCAGGTCCAATCCCTGAACACCAATCAACAAGGCCGGGAAGAAGACGAGCCACATGCGCGTGGCGCGCACGGATTCGACGATGGCATCGTCGTAGACGAACTCCGTGCGCTTGGCGAATTTCGACAGCCGGACCACGACCAACCACTTGATCGCGAAGGCGATCAGCATGATGACGGCAGTCACCCCGGCGGTGATGATCCAGCTATTGAGCGAGTTGCCAAGGAACAGGCTTTCGAGGTTCTGGAAGTCGATTTCGGGCATCTCTGATTTCGTGTCGGCGTTCAGGTCAACGCAGATTAAACACCAGAGCTGAAGCTTGTGTTAGCGCGAAGCCGCGCCTTCCGTTCTGAAGACCCATCGCTTCAGGCCGGCAAACAGCATCAGACACAGGCTTGTCCAGACCGACCAGACACCGCCGCTACCGCCCCCGGGCGCGCTGGCGCCCGGTAATATCTTGAAGTTCATGTCGGACACATCGAAAAACACGCTGTTGGCGCATTTGACCTTGATGCGCGCCTGTTCGGCGCCCGCGGACGGCAGTGTGACGCTCGCTTCGCCGTCATTGGCCGTCGCGCCGGCCAGCTTCGTGTCAAAGCTCATTCCGGCGTCCGTCGACAGGAAGATATCGACCGATGGACAGTCGACCGGGGCCTGGTCGGTGGCCGCCACCTCCCAGCGCACCACGACGTTCGAACCACCCTGCTGTTCGCTGGCGTCGTTCGGTTCGAGCACCAGGAACGGTCCGACATCGGCGACGAAGAAGTGCAGGGTGTCGGTGGCCACGCCACCCGCGGACGGCGCGACACGGTTATCGCGCACGTTGAAGCGGAAGTTCAGCTCTCGCGCACGATCCGGCAACAGTTCGCCGATCGTGTGCGTATTGCTCAGCAAATCCTCCGGGCGCGGAAAAATGCGAGTGGGATTGTCGACAGGCAGAAACGAGCGAAACAGCGGCGCCGTATCGTCCGGCTCCTCGGCCGGACCCGCCGCGCCCAGATCGAACTGTTCCCACTGATAGCTCAGTGAGTCGCCGTCGGGATCGCTGGCCGTTCCGGTCAGCTCGAACGGCGTCAGCTTGGGAATCGTGAATTCACCCGTCCCGGCATCGACCACCGGCGGCAGATTGCCGCTGGGCAGGATGTCAGCGCAGCTGTTGCCGCTCCCGAGCGTGGTGAATGCCACGATCTCGTCATAGCTAACAGCGTGAAAATAGTCGTCGCTGTGCGGTTGCAGGTCGTCCTCGTCGCAGATTCCGGCGTAACCCATGATCGTGGAGGCACTGCCCGGCTCGTAAGCCGTCGACGCGTTCCGGTTTCCGCCAGCGCACGAACCCGTTTCGCTGTTGAAGGTGTGATTGGCGCCGAACTGGTGGCCGATCTCGTGGGCCACGTAGTCCACATAGAACGGGTCGCCGATCGGTGCCGTCAGTCCGGTGACACCGGCGCCCTTGTTGAGCGCCGAGCACACCACTCCCAGACCGGCGACCCCGCCACCGCCGGTGCTCACGACATGGCCGATATCGTAGTTGCCACGTCCGATCACGGCATTGAGCACGAAGGTATTGCTGCTCAGCATCAAGGTGCCGACGTCGTTGATGTATGGATCCAGCAACGGCCGCGTGAAGATCGCCGCATCGTTGCCGTCGACCAACTGCAGCCGCACGCCGACTTCGCGCTCGTAGATCCCGGTGACGCGATTGACCACATTGACCAGTTCGGCCAGAACGATCGCCTTGTCCGGCGTGTCCGTTGCCGATTCCGGCGGGTCCTGGAACTCGGCGTATTCGCCGGTGGTCGCCATCGCCAGCCGATAGGTGCGCAGCTCCGTCCCGATATCGACCGCCTTTTGCGCAACGATGGTCGACCGGTCTTCCATCTGAATCACCGCATCCCCGGCCAATCCCGCGCGGAAAAAGTCGCTGCGACGATAGACTTGGTAGCGCGTGGTATCACCGCGCAACAGCGGATCGATGTAGACCGTTCCGGCGCTCGAAAACACCATGCCGTGAAAGCCACGCGGACCGATATCGAAGCGGGCGCTGGCCGTGGGATCCGTGACGCCTTGGCCGACGTAGGTGCGGATCTGCGGATACCGCGCCGCCAGACCGGTCGCCATCACCGCCGTTTCGAAGAGCCGGAAGCGTGCCGACTGGCCGTCCGGCATCGGGATATCCAGCAGCAGTCCGTCTGTCAACGCGGCCGATTCGGGCGGCGCCTGGTTCAGCGCCGCAGCCAGCGCCTCAGAGTCAACGTCCACATAGCGCGCCTTGGAGGGCGAGATCAGGCGCTGGGCTCGATCCGCCGCAGAGGGCGTAACGGCGCCGCGCCAAAGCCCCAGGGCCTCGCTGCCGGCCAATACATTTGATGCGAACAGCAGCGCAGCCGCCGCCGATAGACCGACTTTGAAGAACATCCCTGCCCCCGAAACTCATGCGCCGGTCGTCCGCCGGGCTCGTCATGGTCAAGGCAGGGATTGTGCCAGCCGATGCCGTTACGCCGATGAGTCGCTCACCATCGTTCCTCGCCCGTTTGGCCAGCAGAACTCATCAGCCAGGTTGGTAGACCTGCGCGCCCTGGCGCTTGAACTCCTCGGACTTCTCGGCCATGCCTTTTTCCAGAGCCGCCTGTTCGTCGGCGCCGATCCTGGCGGCGTAGTCGCGCACGTCCTGCGTGATCTTCATGCTGCAGAAGTGCGGCCCGCACATGCTGCAGAAATGCGCCTGCTTGGCACCTTCCTGCGGCAGGGTCTCGTCGTGGAATTCGCGCGCCTTTTCGGGGTCGAGCCCCAGATTGAACTGGTCTTCCCAGCGGAACTCGAAGCGCGCCTTGGACAGCGCGTTGTCGCGCACCTGAGTGCCGGGAAACCCTTTCGCAA
The window above is part of the Gammaproteobacteria bacterium genome. Proteins encoded here:
- a CDS encoding mechanosensitive ion channel family protein; amino-acid sequence: MPEIDFQNLESLFLGNSLNSWIITAGVTAVIMLIAFAIKWLVVVRLSKFAKRTEFVYDDAIVESVRATRMWLVFFPALLIGVQGLDLPDRLVGGLAKAATLAFFIQLGLWVSAVMRFTIARSRAKAMETDPGTATSLSALSFVGKMLLWAVILLLALDNLGVDVTAMVAGLGVGGIAVALAVQNILGDLFASLSIIVDKPFVIGDFIIVDSYMGSVENIGLKTTRIRSLGGEQIVFSNSDLLNTRIRNYKRMRERRIVFQFGVLYSTPAEQLEAIPAMVRESVEALETTRFDRAHFQGFGDSSLNFEVVYWMLDPDFNLYMDRQQSINLALVRKFTAEGIDFAFPTRTLHLESPVRVLSNGEPGAAETP
- a CDS encoding MAPEG family protein, coding for MSITVLYAGLLGLWFLVLSLRVVQGRANGPSLGDGGDNGMQRRIRAHANFAEYVPLVLLLMGLLEAGGIRGWLMHVFGIALLVGRLLHGYALAYTQHFKFGRMIGTLLTFIVLAAAALLSIWRGLAGAWL